The genomic interval tataataattgacGACTTAAGAAGACAATACGTAAAAGTGAcataattgtttaatgttccAAAAACTGATGTATCCGATAACCAAGACTCGCTTTATGCTCTTATGCAATGGAACATTTGTAATACGATGCTTCGAGCAATGTATATCCTTACAAGATTTATTTTCAGTTGTAATGCACAAAGAATTAACAAACATTTCAATGTAACTGCAAAATTATATTTCCAATGTTTTTCggctaattatttttttatttcaaaactttAAGATTTGAAACTTCTAATATAGTAAAAAATCTTTGTACGATTTCCTTTGTGAATATCCTTAATGGATTAGTTATTTTGcaatgaaattaaaataattattatatataatggAAACGAACTCTTAGACACGTTTAAAAACTTTTATGTAATTTACGATGAAGCAATTTTTTGTACGtatagataaaaatatttgtttcagtTGGAATCTCAATTACGATTTGATTTTCACTACGCATTGCTTATTGCAGGTCGCATTTAACATATTTAGCAACACTGTGTGTCCCTGACACATCTTCCGGCGATTATATTCTACTCGGTAAATATCTTGTACCTATTTCCTATTTGTATATTAAGGGTCATCTTGAACTAAGTaatctttattttaattaaattaacttCTCGGTTTTCTCAAAAAATTGACAAGTATTGAGTATTGAATAACAGTGAAAACTATACGCAGCTACGTTTCATAGTAAAAACATCGATTCTTTAGAAAACAAATATTGAACAAATTACGAAGAATAAGAtctattttcaatattaatcTAAATGACGTATGGTTAAATGAGCGATACATCGATATTATTTGCCATCTTCATGCTGATGAAGTATTCACGTCAAGGATAACACGGAATTAAATTCGAGTTAAATTCCAAGCTCAGTAGTTTTATTAATGTTTCAGTGAGTTTTCCTAATTGATTAAATCAAATAAACAATTCCTACGGTACTGAGACGTAAGGAGGAAGCAGATTTATTTCTTCAATCATTTCGTcaagtattgatttcttgaggTACCATATAACCTGATCATTACAGTTctgtaattaatatattaaatttttatttattttaatcacgATATACAATCACATTTCCTTTGCAGATtacttaattaattatttggaCAAGATAATGTCATAAAAGTATCTAAAACCTTGATCTAACCACAACATTGGGAAATGCTATTCAGTATTCTCCTATCTTTACAATTGTTAGAAAATGAAAGATAAGTTGGAAAAATAAATGCAAGAGAACAGAATAATGCAAATGAAACTAAATACGCTACAAGTATTATTGTTCCTCTTTGTTTTTCAAGGTGGTAAGACTTACATTGTAGATACCGTACTTGTCGATGGTAGAGAATATAGACTGCATGCTATACATGTAATGTTAAAGTAGAAAACGAGTAACGTCACTGACGAGATGAAggaatataaattttatcaCGGACAAGATATGCTAATATACCGATCATTTTTGTTTCTGTCACACGTTTGTGGGGCTCTAGTGCCTCATTATTAATTTCGCGTCGTGCTAGTCGTTACAGATAACTCATGAATCTGGGCATATtagtgagaatcgagtatcttgaaTACTGCATTTTTACTACGAATGTTTTAAAATGATTTACAGCCAATAAATGAATAAGGCATGTCCAGTTGTGTATATATCTCATAGAGACACTTATTCttggaaagaaatattaaatcgGGTTGAACAATTGAAAAAGCGTGACCTCATCAATCCTCGATTTGTCGCCTTCTTCGATGATAATGATGCTGAGACATAGTAATCATAGTTAGACACAACCATATGGGGAAACTAGGCGAGAAGTTCACGAAGAAACGTTGATGATGATGATAATAATGATGAAGATGCTACGAGATGAGATTTTATACCCCGCACACGAATACCGCCTATTTACCTCGCACGTGAGTCCGattctaaccagctcacgagagtcAAACTTAACAACCGCTCACGAGAATGAAGCTAATCCCCACACACGAGTACCGCCTAACCAATAAGAAAAACAGGAGGAATCCAAATCTGGCTTAAATCATCTTTATATCTAAgtttaattctttttaatatctAAGTGagcccgggggagggggggctcTGATAGATGGAATCTTGAGAAGAGGCACTTTTAAAAGTGCAGAACCAAAGTGCAGCTGAAGGTGGGCCAAGGTAAACGAAGAAAGCATTGAAGAACCCCGACTCCTTGACTCACCCCGAGACAAAAATAAGGTAGTCCaaggaatttttaaatatctctttGACTACTCTAAGCTAGATAAAGATAGACCATGGTAGGCAGAGGAAGTTCGAAATGGCTTTTGGTCTACCCTAAGCTAAATAAAGGTAGATCAAGGTAGGTAAGCGtaggccagggcagctctgaaGGACCCCTCCCTTTTTTTATGTGGTGGTAATCACTCATTACGGATTTCCTGTCCTTCCTGGGGGAGGGGAGAGATGGACTACAGGACTCCCCCGATGGTATACCCGCTTACTCTACCTGGGTGACCTCCCTGAGTTAGTAGAATGGGGGGCCAGGAACTCTTAACCGAAATTAACTCTGGCTGCCTCCTTTCCCGACAACTATCCACCCCGGGAGGAGTGAATCCCCCCCCCCAACTACCTACTCTAGTAGGAGCCCTGATCGTGATACCAGCGACCCCCGGCGGCTCTCTCCGTCACTCGGGGGATTGGCACTCGAAGGTGCCCGTCCTGGCCAAAAGAAGAGCTTTGGAGGACTCCTGGCCAACCTCAAGGTAGACAAGGCTAGGCAAGGATAGCCCTAAAGTACCCCTGGTCAACCCCAAGGTAGACAAGGGAAGATCTACAGGACCTAGTCGACCCCAAGATTGCCCAAGGTATTTCATAGTCCTTCTGGTCCCAGAGGCCGCCTGATCCTGCCGGAGTCCCCGTCCTGACTGACTGATTGACTGCACTCGGTGAGCACAGGAGCACAGCTCTACCCACCCCAACTACtttcggtagatctcgatcgccgtaataattaattattgatgaatttattatttctggctgtttaatgtttataacaattctttctGGTAACGATGTCGACAGGCACTTCCTTGACTATTTGACCGCCtgttttttttagtaaaaataggTAATAGTACTGAAGATATACaataacttttaaagcatgtcttgaaGCATGTGAGAGTAACTTCCATGTATGATCATTTGGAGTATACAAGACACTCGATTCTCAGTAATATGCCCAGATTCATGAGTTATGTTGTTTGTGTTTTGATCTAGTTCAGCAGTTGGCTGTTCTATGTGAGTAGAGGGCGCAAGAAAACCGCTGATTGTTAGctatgtcggtatttcagatcgtgacaCAAGAAGCTGCATAAGTAGACTGGTCTATTCGGAATAGActattcctacatctcgtctatGGTTTTATTCAATGTATTTTCGTTATCTACGCAACATAGATGTGTAAGACAGTTATAACTGTGTTTGATCGATTATGGCTCGTTTGTGGTATCATTCGAGCTCAAATAttttactgaatattaataattaaggGTTCATTGCAACAACGatgtttatagaaaattttggtGATAATTAAGAGACAATCATTTTTTATccctttctttttgtttttatatctTTGTATACTTATATTACTGTTCTTTAAATAGTTTTCCATATATTTTAAAGTGAAAGATTTTaaggaaataaaattgtaagctATGTTTTCACTATTCTGTTGCTGATCTAATTTGGATAGTGAAGATTTCTATAGTGAAAAATATAAGGAAATATAGAAAATTGCTATACTGAGAAGTTCCTAAAAATAGCATTATCATGTAACACACAAGCCAGACTTTTCTTAATTAATGAATTATAATCAATTTCACATAGTAGGTACAACGGTTGTTGGACATCATCGTCAAttatatttcttaattttcaAAGAGTAGTGTTTCTTGTAAACTTTTTAATTGTTACCAAAACACAAATAATTGTGTAGAGTTTTCAGAGAGCAgttctatttatatttttcacaaaaaaaataaataaattgtatcgaattgtattgtattgttaagaaatgttaataataaatattttcatattttttcgtTACTAACATTTCTAAATAGACTCCAGAGCCATAAAATGTTACCAGTGCAATAGTAAGAAGGATGAAGATTGCACACAAAATAAAGTGGATATCAAATATTTGAAACCATGTCCGTCATCGCACAGATACTGTCGCAAAGCCATTTACATATgtaagaataattttattctatataatttattatGGTATTTAATCCTTGTCTGTTTCTTGTGTCAATTTGACAGTTCTTTTAACAGTTCCATGGTAGCCATTACTAAATCCATTAAAATCCTTACGTATCAATTTTCCTTTACATATTTTTACTCCTTTGATAACAACAATGTTGCTAAATGTacatttacaatttaaaaatagcaattctttataaaaaaataataaaaattctatataacaaaatttttatttaaaaattgtttgcaaacgGTTCTGGTAATTTGATCCTCCACAGTGAATAATTACTAAATTAAGCTGGTTGATAGAAAATTAGAATATAAATGGAATATTTGCAACCCTACCAGCCATCCAGGGTTTAAACTATTTTATAGCGTGTTTCTCAGTAATCCTGCTTTACTGCCAATACGAAATAGCATTATGGATTTCCAGATTATTTTATGGATTCCCGGGAATACATAACAGTGCGAGAGTGTGCAAAGTGGCGAAACACCGATAAGATGTGTTACAGGGGTCGTTATTCGCGCGACAGTTATCAACTTGTTTGCGAATGCTACGGAACAGGGTGCAATCGATCTGTGAGACATTTCTCGAACATGAACATACTTCTTTATATCCTGTGTCAACTGATACTCCTCCTCGGTTTAAGCCCTACCTGATCCACCAAAGTTTTAAGTTCAATAATGTTGTAAGATAATTGTTCAATTGTATCGTCGGAAGTTATTCGGTCCCAATatgcataaaatataaaaaagaacaaTACCTACAAGCATTTTCCTACTGtgatgtaaataataataatatctgtATATTGTTAATTAGTAATCTGTATATTATTAAATCTTGATGTTCGTAATAAATGTAACACTGTAGGTTCTACAAGAAAGTGATACAAAACATACGCTACTGGAGTAAACAATATGATTGAAATAGTTAAGTGCGAAGGGAATTATGTTTTTCAGAATTTGCTTCATTAAGTATGTCTTCTATTTCTGTAggttcatattttattttattaacttATTGTTAGTGTTAACCACGATTAGCTGTAATTATTTTACTATTGGTTGGAATAGAATAATAGTAATATTGTATGCTGCGTTCAGTTAAATAAATGGTTCTAATTTGTTATTAACACAAAAGGGGAATTTTTTATGTGAACAGAAAACTACACGAAGTATGCAAAATTTAGGAATCTGTATGCATATTTTGTTTAATCTGTAAATCTAATAATGTTGCTATCAAATAAAGAGTAATTTGTGTAAAATCggattgttaaaataaaatattgttcacgAAACTTCGTTGTAAACTCGAAAATTCGTTTGCACAGTGTTCAACTCCCTTGTCTGTTCAATACCAGACATTTCTACTTCTATTAGCTCTGTTTCTCGTTTCTATTGCTAATTAAGCTAATTAGTTACAATAAATTGAGGAACAATATTTCTGAATAGAatgtaatttcataaaattacattttttaaaaattgcaatattagATTTGGTATATTCAAATGtgcatatttattattttaaatagctGGTACATCCGACATTAATTGTCTCGAATTCAAAAAGGAAGATTTAtagtaattataataaatttcatttaatcttGTAGATCGATATCTGCAATCGCACACGTTTAATTGATTGATCAATCCTTTTACGAGTAGCACATGTCTCCGGTAATAACAATTTATAGCGAGACCTAAACGATATCCTATATTTCATCAAAGTCCAGGAAATGAGTAAGGAGTGTCGTCGGTTTTTCTATTGGGAATGGAATAAAATGACCGTTTTTATTCGGGTTGGCCACCGGCCAATCGAAGTTTCATATTAGTTGGAAACTATCGGTTCGAGTAAATCTCGAATTTAAACAGAAAACACAACGGGCATAAAGCAAATGTTTCTGACCTGTATACATATAAACatatgcaaacaatttttttaaaccaaCTGCTGGAACAAAAACTAAAGAACACTAACTAGAACACTTCTagactaaactttacttcaagaaaccagaaatttttaacattttttatgtaatccagtaaattttggcgagaaaatgccgagaatccaagttttaatcctaggtgatcagtagttcaaaagttatgcgtatgtaaagatgtgcgattttcagcgtttttgacaggtaagggtgTCGCCATCTTAGCATGTATtcagatatcgtccaatgagcggagccgaGGAAGGGAGGggaagggagagggggagaaatctacgttatcgataTCGCCGCGTGCTTATGCTGCCACCTAGCGGCTCCGCTGGTTAGACAACGCGCGatgctgagtacataccaacatggcgacgctcttacctgtcaaaaacacttaaaatcgctcaactttaatcACACGcccaacttttgaaccagtgaattcctaacaataaaacttggatttccggcattttctcgccaaaatctacaggattacgttAAAAAAAGTTAAGAACTTCTGGTTTCTTAAGGTAAAGTTTAACTTACTTTTAGATAGATATTGGGCTGGGCAGAAAGTCTTTTCGCGTGTtgtaatatttacaaataaGTTCCATCTTATCTGATATAATTGATAATATATAATTGTCTATTCtctttatatattatattaatatataatatatataatacaatCAGTATTATGTTTTCCGCTTTGTAATGAATGTGTTTACATTGAAGCAACGAGCAGAGTGATGTTTATTAGACGATCAAGTGTTGGGaatgaaatattacaaaataacaAAATCTTTTTGTTCTcgattatttctttatgaaacatttaCTAGCATATTtgcgacacttttctgattgaaatgacaccaaacacgacacaatttggatcgtatttgcttgtttaattcacgattcagtagaacctcgattatccgaaccgacatCTGAATTCTCCATTATTTACGTGTAAGCAATTCGGTCCATTCATATCCCTCTAGAGCTTTGTGTAACTTTCAAGTATACCTCTCAAGCCATcaaaaaactttttaaaataaaacagGAAATCATATTTTGgattttattaatataaaacatTATTTCGAATTGAGAGCACTTATCTCTCCATATTGGTACATGCTGCTCCCAAATATGGTACGATCGCGATTGGTTAATTAACACTACATGAAAAACTAATACATAATGTAGAAGCAATAAATGcaaaatttctaaattttcttctatttatGCGGAATCTATGATTGATTGAGAAGAACCTGCCCATTTTCAAGAACACTTAACAAGAACAATCGAGGAACAAACGTTCTTCCGCGCGACTGGCCACGTCGTCCTTATTGTTACATGCACTCGGCGATCCTATTTGGCAGGACATCGGCTGATTTATCGGCCCGAGAAAAGTTTCTTTCCGGGGTGCTTAACGTCTGGCTGGCGATGCGACGTCCCTCTGGAATACAGGATATCCCTCGCTGGAGAGACGTTTTCGCACGCAAACTGGCTTCTGTATCAAGCAGAATGGCCGTTGTATCTTAGGCGAATGGTTGCGTAAACGGGTAAAGGCATAGGGAAAATAGGGGACGAGTCGTTGAGACTGAGACCAATTGAACGAATTGCCTCGTAAAATCGTTTGCATCGTGCGAGTTCTTGTCAGGGATGATAATAACGTAACAGAAGGCTGCTGGCCGCGTCCAAAATTCGCGAATGTAGGTGGTGCACGTTCCTCCTCGTCCTTCATCGTTCGCAACAGCGTCTCGGACCCGCCTTCAACGATGGTATTATTACTATTTGGGTCGCGGCAATGTGGCGCCCGGTATCCTGACGCTCTACAGACAGTTTTCACCAAGCTACGCGTTCATTATTGCAACCCGTGGACCCACGCCTGTGAACCAGTCCCGGGTTCATAGCTGCGAGAGTGTGTTCCGCCGGCTTCGATGGAACCCTCAGAAATTGCCGGGCAGGATCGATTTTCTTCTTAATGGAACTTCGAAGAAATTTGACTCGAAAACTTCAACGCCGTCCCAGAAATTGTAATGGCGACAGCGGGTTCGGTGATTGCCCCACCCCACCCCTCCCGAAGTAATAATCAAGGAAGTGGAGCATTAGTTTTCATTAATCCATTAGGGCTCGGCCGGATAAGACTATTTTTATatctacttatttttgtcacgaatgcataaaatcgtcaGATAAAAattaagataaaaattgtctgcatcgtttgtaagaaacaggagccaaatagaaattgcattcttccattaataatttttgtatgaTGAGAATGGTACGtcgatattttaaaatttgttcgatctatttactgttttaaattttacttaCCCGTTTTTGCCATGAATACATAAATTGTGctgtctaataattatttattaccaGACTCTTGATCTTTGTGCCAAATAAGAAATTTCTAAATGAATTGTTGGAAATAAGAGTGAAAtccgcgatttttttttgttcatcgTGATCACCTGtgatttttttcatattattagatttagaattttaaatatagacattctagtaatatataaatatataaaatactacATCAAAATATGTGAGAATAtacattacaaataacggcaatattcaaagtgAACATAGTTATTGCCTAACTCtgtatatgaaaataaaatataatatacacaattatatattttatacgtaTAGTTACATTAGATTATACATAAGTCTCTACGTAAGTTAATTTGGATTACTAGAAATAAGATAAATATTTCCTATGCACACTTGAGATTGTAATGGGTGCAAACCTAAACACAataaataacataataataatatagtaTATAAAATTCTATATATTTTGACTGAATATTctatatatttaaattataatataatgtataattaacatttataaaatCTTCTATATTTAGTGATTCTAATCATAGAAGTCTTTCAGTATTATCTGCTGTTTATATTATTGGTTCCCTGATCGTAAATATTGATTGAATATAGCCTGTTTGTTAACACAAGC from Halictus rubicundus isolate RS-2024b chromosome 2, iyHalRubi1_principal, whole genome shotgun sequence carries:
- the LOC143363103 gene encoding uncharacterized protein LOC143363103: MQMKLNTLQVLLFLFVFQGDSRAIKCYQCNSKKDEDCTQNKVDIKYLKPCPSSHRYCRKAIYIYYFMDSREYITVRECAKWRNTDKMCYRGRYSRDSYQLVCECYGTGCNRSVRHFSNMNILLYILCQLILLLGLSPT